A single genomic interval of Daucus carota subsp. sativus chromosome 1, DH1 v3.0, whole genome shotgun sequence harbors:
- the LOC108215893 gene encoding probable indole-3-pyruvate monooxygenase YUCCA5: MAGGTEQNGMFSRRCVWVNGPLIIGAGPSGLAVGACLKEQCVPFVVVDRADCLASLWQNRTYDRLKLHLPKQFCQLPKLPFPEDYPEYPTRKQFIQYIESYADHFGIKPQFNESVESAKYDEAARAWRVTTVSTRGSVRSEVDYICQWIVVATGENAEPVIPEIAGLGDFGGEVIHGREYKSGKDYSGKKVLVVGCGNTGMEVSLDLCNHNAKPSMVSRSPVHVLPREIFGKSTFDWAMMMMKWLPIWLVDKILLTLTSFILGDLEKYGIKKPSIGPMELKIKDDGKTPVLDIGALEKIRSGGIKVVPGIKKFSKTMVELVNGQELEIDSVILATGYRSNVLSWLQETEFFSKSGYPKTPFPNGWKGKNGLYTVGFTQRGLLGASADAMKVAQDIAELWKEDWNKELKQKKPNV; the protein is encoded by the exons ATGGCTGGTGGTACTGAGCAAAATGGCATGTTTTCGCGCAGGTGTGTCTGGGTGAACGGTCCTCTGATCATCGGAGCTGGACCATCTGGACTCGCTGTGGGAGCATGCCTTAAAGAACAATGTGTCCCTTTTGTGGTTGTGGACAGAGCGGATTGTTTAGCTTCTTTGTGGCAGAACAGGACTTATGATCGCCTTAAGCTTCACCTTCCCAAACAGTTTTGTCAGCTTCCAAAACTGCCATTCCCAGAGGATTATCCAGAGTACCCTACTAGAAAACAGTTCATTCAGTATATTGAATCATATGCGGATCATTTTGGCATCAAACCACAATTCAATGAGTCTGTGGAGTCTGCTAAGTACGATGAGGCTGCTCGTGCATGGAGAGTTACGACTGTTTCAACACGAGGGTCTGTCAGGTCTGAGGTTGATTACATTTGTCAGTGGATTGTGGTGGCCACAGGAGAAAATGCAGAGCCTGTCATCCCGGAGATTGCAGGACTAGGAGATTTTGGCGGTGAAGTCATACATGGTCGCGAGTACAAGTCAGGTAAAGATTATAGCGGGAAAAAGGTTCTTGTTGTGGGGTGTGGAAATACTGGCATGGAAGTTTCACTTGATCTTTGTAATCATAATGCTAAGCCATCAATGGTGTCTAGAAGCCCG GTTCATGTATTGCCAAGAGAAATATTTGGAAAATCAACATTTGATTGggcaatgatgatgatgaaatgGCTTCCTATCTGGCTAGTCGACAAGATTTTACTGACACTGACATCGTTTATACTTGGTGACCTTGAGAAGTATGGTATAAAAAAGCCATCAATTGGTCCCATGGAGTTAAAGATCAAGGATGATGGAAAAACACCTGTTCTTGATATTGGAGCACTGGAGAAAATCCGATCTGGCGGTATCAAAGTGGTTCCTGGAATCAAGAAGTTCTCTAAAACCATGGTGGAGCTTGTAAATGGTCAAGAACTAGAGATTGATTCAGTTATTTTGGCCACTGGATATCGCAGTAATGTTCTCTCTTGGCTACAG GAAACTGAGTTCTTCTCTAAATCGGGGTATCCCAAGACACCTTTCCCGAATGGCTGGAAGGGAAAGAATGGACTTTATACTGTTGGATTCACACAGAGAGGACTACTTGGTGCTTCTGCAGATGCCATGAAAGTTGCACAAGATATTGCTGAGCTATGGAAGGAGGACTGGAACAAGGAGTTGAAGCAGAAGAAACCAAATGTCTGA
- the LOC108215901 gene encoding probable indole-3-pyruvate monooxygenase YUCCA5 yields MAGGTEQNGMFSRRCVWVNGPLIIGAGPSGLAVGACLKEQCVPFVVVDRADCLASLWQNRTYDRLKLHLPKQFCQLPKLPFPEDYPEYPTRKQFIQYIESYADHFGIKPQFNESVESAKYDEAARAWRVTTVSTKGSVRSEVDYICQWIVVATGENAEPVIPEFAGLGDFGGDVIHGREYKSGKDYSGKKVLVVGCGNTGMEVSLDLCNHNAKPSMVSRSPVHVLPREIFGRSTFDWAMMMMKWLPIWLVDKILLALTWFILGDLEKYGIKKPSIGPMELKIKDDGKTPVLDIGALEKIRSGGIKVVPGIKKFSKTMVELVNGQELEIDSVILATGYRSNVLSWLQETEFFSKSGYPKTPFPNGWKGKNGLYTVGFTQRGLLGASADAMKVAQDIAELWKKELKQKKPNV; encoded by the exons ATGGCTGGTGGTACTGAGCAAAATGGCATGTTTTCGCGCAGGTGTGTCTGGGTGAACGGTCCTCTGATCATCGGAGCTGGACCATCTGGACTCGCTGTGGGAGCATGCCTTAAAGAACAATGTGTCCCTTTTGTGGTTGTGGACAGAGCGGATTGTTTAGCTTCTTTGTGGCAGAACAGGACTTATGATCGCCTTAAGCTTCACCTTCCCAAACAGTTTTGTCAGCTTCCAAAACTGCCATTCCCAGAGGATTATCCAGAGTACCCTACTAGAAAACAGTTCATTCAGTATATTGAATCATATGCGGATCATTTTGGCATCAAACCACAGTTCAATGAGTCTGTGGAGTCTGCTAAGTACGATGAGGCTGCTCGTGCATGGCGAGTTACAACTGTTTCAACAAAGGGGTCTGTCAGGTCTGAGGTTGACTACATTTGTCAGTGGATTGTGGTGGCCACAGGAGAAAATGCAGAGCCTGTCATCCCGGAGTTTGCAGGACTAGGAGATTTTGGCGGTGATGTCATACATGGTCGCGAGTACAAGTCTGGTAAAGATTATAGCGGGAAAAAGGTTCTTGTTGTGGGGTGTGGAAATACTGGCATGGAAGTTTCACTTGATCTTTGTAATCATAATGCTAAGCCATCAATGGTGTCAAGAAGCCCG GTTCATGTATTGCCAAGAGAAATATTTGGAAGATCAACATTTGATTGggcaatgatgatgatgaaatgGCTTCCTATCTGGCTAGTCGACAAGATTTTACTGGCACTGACATGGTTTATACTTGGTGACCTTGAGAAGTATGGTATAAAAAAGCCATCAATTGGTCCCATGGAGTTAAAGATCAAGGATGATGGAAAAACACCTGTTCTTGATATTGGAGCACTGGAGAAAATCCGATCTGGCGGTATCAAAGTGGTTCCTGGAATCAAGAAGTTCTCTAAAACCATGGTGGAGCTTGTCAATGGTCAAGAACTAGAGATTGATTCAGTTATTTTGGCCACTGGATACCGCAGTAATGTTCTCTCTTGGCTACAG GAAACTGAGTTCTTCTCTAAATCGGGGTATCCCAAGACACCTTTCCCGAATGGCTGGAAGGGAAAGAATGGACTTTATACTGTTGGATTCACACAGAGAGGACTACTTGGTGCTTCTGCAGATGCCATGAAAGTTGCACAAGATATTGCTGAGCTCTGGAAGAAGGAGTTGAAGCAGAAGAAACCAAATGTCTGA